A single genomic interval of Drosophila virilis strain 15010-1051.87 chromosome 2, Dvir_AGI_RSII-ME, whole genome shotgun sequence harbors:
- the LOC6630484 gene encoding uncharacterized protein isoform X1: MTTTTQMEFNTNGNGNGSLDGSAVTTMATATNTNTNSNSGRASPELAKAHPVSKSPGAVGAGVASTQRAVDATKRKKLKSRSAATATTAAAAAAAGTATATSNGKNKSSSSNGSAREQYAKDHLDAWLENCLRDATSAQLSSSSEFLDFNPAAAAAAGKTLAAAAAQQQQQQQQQQQQQQQQFQQQQQQQQQQQQQFLMRSQSQPFGMGAATPFSLGIQRHSQPLSYRYPMLFPQQPNGYGLGFGLPLPGDGGQDFASLPPLVNMLGGFGASPEHDQNSTDVLDGSGSNPNISRGFRFSDPCLLNPSDNDSKLSGQNTPDCRNGNGAPGASIGNGNGDLEHQNKFFAALMEQINILHETNSKICRNLHETKVDIEALKHAPNGQPWAGGGGMRHRRDSLSGLSTQSQPMVFGGGFGGTHSPAPTFHSGAYTPGMMTDVVREVKEAARVREDALINRVKSMVEERQWSMSEGNVRILRDIDELKSHVMQLRVERKETNKRVSHLEAENKYLRQALASLFNQRQAYHDIIYENERARAARGKTPFGFPNGGARRAHSLNLHYGTVHQAPAQPTQLLDEDDEVQLEDEDNEELALSAAGNKRLSSSSNESRSNGLATPTAKQPQPQPVQSPPKFASLSEQLATTPTPPPPLLPRKKEHAQLKRELSEATSARKEANQRIIALEKLVKDLSAQVASQPNWNPGVTPSTAATANRLSLAGGPITDL, translated from the exons atgaCAACCACAACGCAGATGGAGTTCAACACCAATGGCAACGGGAACGGCAGCTTGGATGGCAGCGCCGTGACCACAATGGCAACTGCAACCAACACCAACACTAATTCCAACTCCGGCAGAGCCAGCCCAGAGCTGGCCAAAGCCCATCCCGTGTCCAAGAGTCCAGGCGCCGTGGGCGCGGGCGTGGCAAGCACACAAAGAG CTGTGGATGCCACCAAACGCAAGAAACTGAAATCACGCAGtgccgcaacagcaacaacagcagcggcagctgctgcagcgggcacagcaacagcaacaagcaacggcaaaaacaaaagcagcagcagcaatggcagcgcACGCGAGCAATATGCCAAGGATCATTTAGATGCTTGGCTGGAGAATTGCCTGCGGGATGCGACAAGTGCACAATTGTCCTCGTCATCGGAATTCCTAGATTTTaatccagcagcagcagcagcagctggcaaaacgctggcagctgcagcggcacagcaacagcaacagcagcaacaacagcagcagcaacagcaacagcaatttcagcagcaacaacaacaacagcagcagcagcagcaacaatttctTATGCGTTCGCAGTCGCAACCTTTTGGCATGGGCGCTGCCACGCCTTTTAGCCTGGGCATACAACGC CACTCCCAGCCGCTTAGCTATCGCTATCCCATGCTCTTTCCGCAACAGCCCAATGGCTACGGGCTGGGCTTTGGCCTGCCGCTTCCTGGCGATGGTGGGCAGGACTTTGCCAGCCTGCCGCCGCTGGTCAATATGCTGGGCGGCTTTGGCGCCAGTCCGGAGCATGACCAGAACTCCACCGATGTCCTAgatggcagcggcagcaatcCGAATATTAGTCGCGG CTTTCGCTTTAGTGATCCCTGCCTGCTGAATCCCTCGGACAATGATTCCAAGCTAAGCGGTCAGAATACGCCGGACTGTCGCAATGGCAATGGCGCCCCTGGCGCGAGcattggcaatggcaatggcgaCTTGGAGCACCAGAATAAATTCTTTGCCGCACTAATGGAACAGATTAACATACTGCACGAAACGAATTCCAAAATTTGTCGCAATTTGCACGAGACGAAAG TCGATATCGAAGCTTTGAAGCACGCTCCCAATGGCCAGCCCTGGGCTGGTGGCGGGGGCATGCGGCACCGTAGAGATAGCTTGAGCGGATTAAGCACACAAAGTCAGCCCATGGTATTTGGCGGCGGATTCGGTGGCACTCACAGTCCAGCGCCCACCTTTCATTCAG GCGCCTACACGCCCGGCATGATGACGGATGTTGTGCGCGAGGTCAAGGAGGCGGCGCGTGTGCGTGAGGATGCGCTGATTAATCG CGTCAAGTCCATGGTGGAGGAGCGCCAGTGGTCCATGAGTGAGGGCAACGTGCGCATACTGCGTGACATAGATGAGCTAAAG TCCCATGTGATGCAGCTGCGCGTCGAGCGCAAGGAGACGAACAAGCGGGTGTCCCATCTCGAGGCGGAGAACAAATATTTGCGCCAGGCCTTGGCCAGCTTATTCAATCAACGGCAGGCGTATCACGACATTATATACGAGAACGAACGTGCACGTGCCGCACGTGGCAAGACACCTTTTGGGTTTCCCAATGGCGGCGCTCGACGCGCACACTCCCTGAATCTGCACTATGGCACAGTGCATCAGGCGCCGGCGCAGCCCACACAGCTGCTGGATGAGGATGATGAGGTGCAGCTGGAGGACGAGGATAATGAAGAGCTGGCGTTGAGTGCGGCGGGCAACAAGCGACTGTCCAGCTCCAGCAATGAATCTCGCAGCAATGgtctggccacgcccacagcaaAACAGCCGCAGCCTCAGCCAGTGCAAAGTCCGCCCAAATTTGCATCATTGTCGGAGCAGTTGGCAACGACGCCcacgccaccgccgccgctgctgccgcgcAAAAAGGAGCATGCCCAACTGAAGCGCGAACTCAGCGAAGCGACCAGCGCACGTAAGGAGGCCAATCAGCGTATCATAGC ACTCGAAAAATTGGTTAAAGACCTAAGCGCCCAGGTGGCCAGCCAGCCGAATTGGAATCCAGGTGTGACGCCGAGCACCGCTGCCACAGCCAACAGACTCAGCCTCGCCGGCGGACCCATTACGGACTTATAG
- the LOC6630484 gene encoding uncharacterized protein isoform X3 — MTTTTQMEFNTNGNGNGSLDGSAVTTMATATNTNTNSNSGRASPELAKAHPVSKSPGAVGAGVASTQRAVDATKRKKLKSRSAATATTAAAAAAAGTATATSNGKNKSSSSNGSAREQYAKDHLDAWLENCLRDATSAQLSSSSEFLDFNPAAAAAAGKTLAAAAAQQQQQQQQQQQQQQQQFQQQQQQQQQQQQQFLMRSQSQPFGMGAATPFSLGIQRHSQPLSYRYPMLFPQQPNGYGLGFGLPLPGDGGQDFASLPPLVNMLGGFGASPEHDQNSTDVLDGSGSNPNISRGFRFSDPCLLNPSDNDSKLSGQNTPDCRNGNGAPGASIGNGNGDLEHQNKFFAALMEQINILHETNSKICRNLHETKVDIEALKHAPNGQPWAGGGGMRHRRDSLSGLSTQSQPMVFGGGFGGTHSPAPTFHSGAYTPGMMTDVVREVKEAARVREDALINRVKSMVEERQWSMSEGNVRILRDIDELKSHVMQLRVERKETNKRVSHLEAENKYLRQALASLFNQRQAYHDIIYENERARAARGKTPFGFPNGGARRAHSLNLHYGTVHQAPAQPTQLLDEDDEVQLEDEDNEELALSAAGNKRLSSSSNESRSNGLATPTAKQPQPQPVQSPPKFASLSEQLATTPTPPPPLLPRKKEHAQLKRELSEATSARKEANQRIIAPNPCMRLTQR; from the exons atgaCAACCACAACGCAGATGGAGTTCAACACCAATGGCAACGGGAACGGCAGCTTGGATGGCAGCGCCGTGACCACAATGGCAACTGCAACCAACACCAACACTAATTCCAACTCCGGCAGAGCCAGCCCAGAGCTGGCCAAAGCCCATCCCGTGTCCAAGAGTCCAGGCGCCGTGGGCGCGGGCGTGGCAAGCACACAAAGAG CTGTGGATGCCACCAAACGCAAGAAACTGAAATCACGCAGtgccgcaacagcaacaacagcagcggcagctgctgcagcgggcacagcaacagcaacaagcaacggcaaaaacaaaagcagcagcagcaatggcagcgcACGCGAGCAATATGCCAAGGATCATTTAGATGCTTGGCTGGAGAATTGCCTGCGGGATGCGACAAGTGCACAATTGTCCTCGTCATCGGAATTCCTAGATTTTaatccagcagcagcagcagcagctggcaaaacgctggcagctgcagcggcacagcaacagcaacagcagcaacaacagcagcagcaacagcaacagcaatttcagcagcaacaacaacaacagcagcagcagcagcaacaatttctTATGCGTTCGCAGTCGCAACCTTTTGGCATGGGCGCTGCCACGCCTTTTAGCCTGGGCATACAACGC CACTCCCAGCCGCTTAGCTATCGCTATCCCATGCTCTTTCCGCAACAGCCCAATGGCTACGGGCTGGGCTTTGGCCTGCCGCTTCCTGGCGATGGTGGGCAGGACTTTGCCAGCCTGCCGCCGCTGGTCAATATGCTGGGCGGCTTTGGCGCCAGTCCGGAGCATGACCAGAACTCCACCGATGTCCTAgatggcagcggcagcaatcCGAATATTAGTCGCGG CTTTCGCTTTAGTGATCCCTGCCTGCTGAATCCCTCGGACAATGATTCCAAGCTAAGCGGTCAGAATACGCCGGACTGTCGCAATGGCAATGGCGCCCCTGGCGCGAGcattggcaatggcaatggcgaCTTGGAGCACCAGAATAAATTCTTTGCCGCACTAATGGAACAGATTAACATACTGCACGAAACGAATTCCAAAATTTGTCGCAATTTGCACGAGACGAAAG TCGATATCGAAGCTTTGAAGCACGCTCCCAATGGCCAGCCCTGGGCTGGTGGCGGGGGCATGCGGCACCGTAGAGATAGCTTGAGCGGATTAAGCACACAAAGTCAGCCCATGGTATTTGGCGGCGGATTCGGTGGCACTCACAGTCCAGCGCCCACCTTTCATTCAG GCGCCTACACGCCCGGCATGATGACGGATGTTGTGCGCGAGGTCAAGGAGGCGGCGCGTGTGCGTGAGGATGCGCTGATTAATCG CGTCAAGTCCATGGTGGAGGAGCGCCAGTGGTCCATGAGTGAGGGCAACGTGCGCATACTGCGTGACATAGATGAGCTAAAG TCCCATGTGATGCAGCTGCGCGTCGAGCGCAAGGAGACGAACAAGCGGGTGTCCCATCTCGAGGCGGAGAACAAATATTTGCGCCAGGCCTTGGCCAGCTTATTCAATCAACGGCAGGCGTATCACGACATTATATACGAGAACGAACGTGCACGTGCCGCACGTGGCAAGACACCTTTTGGGTTTCCCAATGGCGGCGCTCGACGCGCACACTCCCTGAATCTGCACTATGGCACAGTGCATCAGGCGCCGGCGCAGCCCACACAGCTGCTGGATGAGGATGATGAGGTGCAGCTGGAGGACGAGGATAATGAAGAGCTGGCGTTGAGTGCGGCGGGCAACAAGCGACTGTCCAGCTCCAGCAATGAATCTCGCAGCAATGgtctggccacgcccacagcaaAACAGCCGCAGCCTCAGCCAGTGCAAAGTCCGCCCAAATTTGCATCATTGTCGGAGCAGTTGGCAACGACGCCcacgccaccgccgccgctgctgccgcgcAAAAAGGAGCATGCCCAACTGAAGCGCGAACTCAGCGAAGCGACCAGCGCACGTAAGGAGGCCAATCAGCGTATCATAGC CCCCAACCCTTGCATGCGATTAACTCAGAGATAG
- the LOC6630484 gene encoding uncharacterized protein isoform X4 — MTTTTQMEFNTNGNGNGSLDGSAVTTMATATNTNTNSNSGRASPELAKAHPVSKSPGAVGAGVASTQRAVDATKRKKLKSRSAATATTAAAAAAAGTATATSNGKNKSSSSNGSAREQYAKDHLDAWLENCLRDATSAQLSSSSEFLDFNPAAAAAAGKTLAAAAAQQQQQQQQQQQQQQQQFQQQQQQQQQQQQQFLMRSQSQPFGMGAATPFSLGIQRHSQPLSYRYPMLFPQQPNGYGLGFGLPLPGDGGQDFASLPPLVNMLGGFGASPEHDQNSTDVLDGSGSNPNISRGFRFSDPCLLNPSDNDSKLSGQNTPDCRNGNGAPGASIGNGNGDLEHQNKFFAALMEQINILHETNSKICRNLHETKVDIEALKHAPNGQPWAGGGGMRHRRDSLSGLSTQSQPMVFGGGFGGTHSPAPTFHSGAYTPGMMTDVVREVKEAARVREDALINRVKSMVEERQWSMSEGNVRILRDIDELKSHVMQLRVERKETNKRVSHLEAENKYLRQALASLFNQRQAYHDIIYENERARAARGKTPFGFPNGGARRAHSLNLHYGTVHQAPAQPTQLLDEDDEVQLEDEDNEELALSAAGNKRLSSSSNESRSNGLATPTAKQPQPQPVQSPPKFASLSEQLATTPTPPPPLLPRKKEHAQLKRELSEATSAHSKNWLKT, encoded by the exons atgaCAACCACAACGCAGATGGAGTTCAACACCAATGGCAACGGGAACGGCAGCTTGGATGGCAGCGCCGTGACCACAATGGCAACTGCAACCAACACCAACACTAATTCCAACTCCGGCAGAGCCAGCCCAGAGCTGGCCAAAGCCCATCCCGTGTCCAAGAGTCCAGGCGCCGTGGGCGCGGGCGTGGCAAGCACACAAAGAG CTGTGGATGCCACCAAACGCAAGAAACTGAAATCACGCAGtgccgcaacagcaacaacagcagcggcagctgctgcagcgggcacagcaacagcaacaagcaacggcaaaaacaaaagcagcagcagcaatggcagcgcACGCGAGCAATATGCCAAGGATCATTTAGATGCTTGGCTGGAGAATTGCCTGCGGGATGCGACAAGTGCACAATTGTCCTCGTCATCGGAATTCCTAGATTTTaatccagcagcagcagcagcagctggcaaaacgctggcagctgcagcggcacagcaacagcaacagcagcaacaacagcagcagcaacagcaacagcaatttcagcagcaacaacaacaacagcagcagcagcagcaacaatttctTATGCGTTCGCAGTCGCAACCTTTTGGCATGGGCGCTGCCACGCCTTTTAGCCTGGGCATACAACGC CACTCCCAGCCGCTTAGCTATCGCTATCCCATGCTCTTTCCGCAACAGCCCAATGGCTACGGGCTGGGCTTTGGCCTGCCGCTTCCTGGCGATGGTGGGCAGGACTTTGCCAGCCTGCCGCCGCTGGTCAATATGCTGGGCGGCTTTGGCGCCAGTCCGGAGCATGACCAGAACTCCACCGATGTCCTAgatggcagcggcagcaatcCGAATATTAGTCGCGG CTTTCGCTTTAGTGATCCCTGCCTGCTGAATCCCTCGGACAATGATTCCAAGCTAAGCGGTCAGAATACGCCGGACTGTCGCAATGGCAATGGCGCCCCTGGCGCGAGcattggcaatggcaatggcgaCTTGGAGCACCAGAATAAATTCTTTGCCGCACTAATGGAACAGATTAACATACTGCACGAAACGAATTCCAAAATTTGTCGCAATTTGCACGAGACGAAAG TCGATATCGAAGCTTTGAAGCACGCTCCCAATGGCCAGCCCTGGGCTGGTGGCGGGGGCATGCGGCACCGTAGAGATAGCTTGAGCGGATTAAGCACACAAAGTCAGCCCATGGTATTTGGCGGCGGATTCGGTGGCACTCACAGTCCAGCGCCCACCTTTCATTCAG GCGCCTACACGCCCGGCATGATGACGGATGTTGTGCGCGAGGTCAAGGAGGCGGCGCGTGTGCGTGAGGATGCGCTGATTAATCG CGTCAAGTCCATGGTGGAGGAGCGCCAGTGGTCCATGAGTGAGGGCAACGTGCGCATACTGCGTGACATAGATGAGCTAAAG TCCCATGTGATGCAGCTGCGCGTCGAGCGCAAGGAGACGAACAAGCGGGTGTCCCATCTCGAGGCGGAGAACAAATATTTGCGCCAGGCCTTGGCCAGCTTATTCAATCAACGGCAGGCGTATCACGACATTATATACGAGAACGAACGTGCACGTGCCGCACGTGGCAAGACACCTTTTGGGTTTCCCAATGGCGGCGCTCGACGCGCACACTCCCTGAATCTGCACTATGGCACAGTGCATCAGGCGCCGGCGCAGCCCACACAGCTGCTGGATGAGGATGATGAGGTGCAGCTGGAGGACGAGGATAATGAAGAGCTGGCGTTGAGTGCGGCGGGCAACAAGCGACTGTCCAGCTCCAGCAATGAATCTCGCAGCAATGgtctggccacgcccacagcaaAACAGCCGCAGCCTCAGCCAGTGCAAAGTCCGCCCAAATTTGCATCATTGTCGGAGCAGTTGGCAACGACGCCcacgccaccgccgccgctgctgccgcgcAAAAAGGAGCATGCCCAACTGAAGCGCGAACTCAGCGAAGCGACCAGCGCAC ACTCGAAAAATTGGTTAAAGACCTAA
- the LOC6630484 gene encoding uncharacterized protein isoform X5 → MTTTTQMEFNTNGNGNGSLDGSAVTTMATATNTNTNSNSGRASPELAKAHPVSKSPGAVGAGVASTQRAVDATKRKKLKSRSAATATTAAAAAAAGTATATSNGKNKSSSSNGSAREQYAKDHLDAWLENCLRDATSAQLSSSSEFLDFNPAAAAAAGKTLAAAAAQQQQQQQQQQQQQQQQFQQQQQQQQQQQQQFLMRSQSQPFGMGAATPFSLGIQRHSQPLSYRYPMLFPQQPNGYGLGFGLPLPGDGGQDFASLPPLVNMLGGFGASPEHDQNSTDVLDGSGSNPNISRGFRFSDPCLLNPSDNDSKLSGQNTPDCRNGNGAPGASIGNGNGDLEHQNKFFAALMEQINILHETNSKICRNLHETKVDIEALKHAPNGQPWAGGGGMRHRRDSLSGLSTQSQPMVFGGGFGGTHSPAPTFHSGAYTPGMMTDVVREVKEAARVREDALINRVKSMVEERQWSMSEGNVRILRDIDELKSHVMQLRVERKETNKRVSHLEAENKYLRQALASLFNQRQAYHDIIYENERARAARGKTPFGFPNGGARRAHSLNLHYGTVHQAPAQPTQLLDEDDEVQLEDEDNEELALSAAGNKRLSSSSNESRSNGLATPTAKQPQPQPVQSPPKFASLSEQLATTPTPPPPLLPRKKEHAQLKRELSEATSAPPTLACD, encoded by the exons atgaCAACCACAACGCAGATGGAGTTCAACACCAATGGCAACGGGAACGGCAGCTTGGATGGCAGCGCCGTGACCACAATGGCAACTGCAACCAACACCAACACTAATTCCAACTCCGGCAGAGCCAGCCCAGAGCTGGCCAAAGCCCATCCCGTGTCCAAGAGTCCAGGCGCCGTGGGCGCGGGCGTGGCAAGCACACAAAGAG CTGTGGATGCCACCAAACGCAAGAAACTGAAATCACGCAGtgccgcaacagcaacaacagcagcggcagctgctgcagcgggcacagcaacagcaacaagcaacggcaaaaacaaaagcagcagcagcaatggcagcgcACGCGAGCAATATGCCAAGGATCATTTAGATGCTTGGCTGGAGAATTGCCTGCGGGATGCGACAAGTGCACAATTGTCCTCGTCATCGGAATTCCTAGATTTTaatccagcagcagcagcagcagctggcaaaacgctggcagctgcagcggcacagcaacagcaacagcagcaacaacagcagcagcaacagcaacagcaatttcagcagcaacaacaacaacagcagcagcagcagcaacaatttctTATGCGTTCGCAGTCGCAACCTTTTGGCATGGGCGCTGCCACGCCTTTTAGCCTGGGCATACAACGC CACTCCCAGCCGCTTAGCTATCGCTATCCCATGCTCTTTCCGCAACAGCCCAATGGCTACGGGCTGGGCTTTGGCCTGCCGCTTCCTGGCGATGGTGGGCAGGACTTTGCCAGCCTGCCGCCGCTGGTCAATATGCTGGGCGGCTTTGGCGCCAGTCCGGAGCATGACCAGAACTCCACCGATGTCCTAgatggcagcggcagcaatcCGAATATTAGTCGCGG CTTTCGCTTTAGTGATCCCTGCCTGCTGAATCCCTCGGACAATGATTCCAAGCTAAGCGGTCAGAATACGCCGGACTGTCGCAATGGCAATGGCGCCCCTGGCGCGAGcattggcaatggcaatggcgaCTTGGAGCACCAGAATAAATTCTTTGCCGCACTAATGGAACAGATTAACATACTGCACGAAACGAATTCCAAAATTTGTCGCAATTTGCACGAGACGAAAG TCGATATCGAAGCTTTGAAGCACGCTCCCAATGGCCAGCCCTGGGCTGGTGGCGGGGGCATGCGGCACCGTAGAGATAGCTTGAGCGGATTAAGCACACAAAGTCAGCCCATGGTATTTGGCGGCGGATTCGGTGGCACTCACAGTCCAGCGCCCACCTTTCATTCAG GCGCCTACACGCCCGGCATGATGACGGATGTTGTGCGCGAGGTCAAGGAGGCGGCGCGTGTGCGTGAGGATGCGCTGATTAATCG CGTCAAGTCCATGGTGGAGGAGCGCCAGTGGTCCATGAGTGAGGGCAACGTGCGCATACTGCGTGACATAGATGAGCTAAAG TCCCATGTGATGCAGCTGCGCGTCGAGCGCAAGGAGACGAACAAGCGGGTGTCCCATCTCGAGGCGGAGAACAAATATTTGCGCCAGGCCTTGGCCAGCTTATTCAATCAACGGCAGGCGTATCACGACATTATATACGAGAACGAACGTGCACGTGCCGCACGTGGCAAGACACCTTTTGGGTTTCCCAATGGCGGCGCTCGACGCGCACACTCCCTGAATCTGCACTATGGCACAGTGCATCAGGCGCCGGCGCAGCCCACACAGCTGCTGGATGAGGATGATGAGGTGCAGCTGGAGGACGAGGATAATGAAGAGCTGGCGTTGAGTGCGGCGGGCAACAAGCGACTGTCCAGCTCCAGCAATGAATCTCGCAGCAATGgtctggccacgcccacagcaaAACAGCCGCAGCCTCAGCCAGTGCAAAGTCCGCCCAAATTTGCATCATTGTCGGAGCAGTTGGCAACGACGCCcacgccaccgccgccgctgctgccgcgcAAAAAGGAGCATGCCCAACTGAAGCGCGAACTCAGCGAAGCGACCAGCGCAC CCCCAACCCTTGCATGCGATTAA
- the LOC6630484 gene encoding uncharacterized protein isoform X2 translates to MTTTTQMEFNTNGNGNGSLDGSAVTTMATATNTNTNSNSGRASPELAKAHPVSKSPGAVGAGVASTQRAVDATKRKKLKSRSAATATTAAAAAAAGTATATSNGKNKSSSSNGSAREQYAKDHLDAWLENCLRDATSAQLSSSSEFLDFNPAAAAAAGKTLAAAAAQQQQQQQQQQQQQQQQFQQQQQQQQQQQQQFLMRSQSQPFGMGAATPFSLGIQRPLSYRYPMLFPQQPNGYGLGFGLPLPGDGGQDFASLPPLVNMLGGFGASPEHDQNSTDVLDGSGSNPNISRGFRFSDPCLLNPSDNDSKLSGQNTPDCRNGNGAPGASIGNGNGDLEHQNKFFAALMEQINILHETNSKICRNLHETKVDIEALKHAPNGQPWAGGGGMRHRRDSLSGLSTQSQPMVFGGGFGGTHSPAPTFHSGAYTPGMMTDVVREVKEAARVREDALINRVKSMVEERQWSMSEGNVRILRDIDELKSHVMQLRVERKETNKRVSHLEAENKYLRQALASLFNQRQAYHDIIYENERARAARGKTPFGFPNGGARRAHSLNLHYGTVHQAPAQPTQLLDEDDEVQLEDEDNEELALSAAGNKRLSSSSNESRSNGLATPTAKQPQPQPVQSPPKFASLSEQLATTPTPPPPLLPRKKEHAQLKRELSEATSARKEANQRIIALEKLVKDLSAQVASQPNWNPGVTPSTAATANRLSLAGGPITDL, encoded by the exons atgaCAACCACAACGCAGATGGAGTTCAACACCAATGGCAACGGGAACGGCAGCTTGGATGGCAGCGCCGTGACCACAATGGCAACTGCAACCAACACCAACACTAATTCCAACTCCGGCAGAGCCAGCCCAGAGCTGGCCAAAGCCCATCCCGTGTCCAAGAGTCCAGGCGCCGTGGGCGCGGGCGTGGCAAGCACACAAAGAG CTGTGGATGCCACCAAACGCAAGAAACTGAAATCACGCAGtgccgcaacagcaacaacagcagcggcagctgctgcagcgggcacagcaacagcaacaagcaacggcaaaaacaaaagcagcagcagcaatggcagcgcACGCGAGCAATATGCCAAGGATCATTTAGATGCTTGGCTGGAGAATTGCCTGCGGGATGCGACAAGTGCACAATTGTCCTCGTCATCGGAATTCCTAGATTTTaatccagcagcagcagcagcagctggcaaaacgctggcagctgcagcggcacagcaacagcaacagcagcaacaacagcagcagcaacagcaacagcaatttcagcagcaacaacaacaacagcagcagcagcagcaacaatttctTATGCGTTCGCAGTCGCAACCTTTTGGCATGGGCGCTGCCACGCCTTTTAGCCTGGGCATACAACGC CCGCTTAGCTATCGCTATCCCATGCTCTTTCCGCAACAGCCCAATGGCTACGGGCTGGGCTTTGGCCTGCCGCTTCCTGGCGATGGTGGGCAGGACTTTGCCAGCCTGCCGCCGCTGGTCAATATGCTGGGCGGCTTTGGCGCCAGTCCGGAGCATGACCAGAACTCCACCGATGTCCTAgatggcagcggcagcaatcCGAATATTAGTCGCGG CTTTCGCTTTAGTGATCCCTGCCTGCTGAATCCCTCGGACAATGATTCCAAGCTAAGCGGTCAGAATACGCCGGACTGTCGCAATGGCAATGGCGCCCCTGGCGCGAGcattggcaatggcaatggcgaCTTGGAGCACCAGAATAAATTCTTTGCCGCACTAATGGAACAGATTAACATACTGCACGAAACGAATTCCAAAATTTGTCGCAATTTGCACGAGACGAAAG TCGATATCGAAGCTTTGAAGCACGCTCCCAATGGCCAGCCCTGGGCTGGTGGCGGGGGCATGCGGCACCGTAGAGATAGCTTGAGCGGATTAAGCACACAAAGTCAGCCCATGGTATTTGGCGGCGGATTCGGTGGCACTCACAGTCCAGCGCCCACCTTTCATTCAG GCGCCTACACGCCCGGCATGATGACGGATGTTGTGCGCGAGGTCAAGGAGGCGGCGCGTGTGCGTGAGGATGCGCTGATTAATCG CGTCAAGTCCATGGTGGAGGAGCGCCAGTGGTCCATGAGTGAGGGCAACGTGCGCATACTGCGTGACATAGATGAGCTAAAG TCCCATGTGATGCAGCTGCGCGTCGAGCGCAAGGAGACGAACAAGCGGGTGTCCCATCTCGAGGCGGAGAACAAATATTTGCGCCAGGCCTTGGCCAGCTTATTCAATCAACGGCAGGCGTATCACGACATTATATACGAGAACGAACGTGCACGTGCCGCACGTGGCAAGACACCTTTTGGGTTTCCCAATGGCGGCGCTCGACGCGCACACTCCCTGAATCTGCACTATGGCACAGTGCATCAGGCGCCGGCGCAGCCCACACAGCTGCTGGATGAGGATGATGAGGTGCAGCTGGAGGACGAGGATAATGAAGAGCTGGCGTTGAGTGCGGCGGGCAACAAGCGACTGTCCAGCTCCAGCAATGAATCTCGCAGCAATGgtctggccacgcccacagcaaAACAGCCGCAGCCTCAGCCAGTGCAAAGTCCGCCCAAATTTGCATCATTGTCGGAGCAGTTGGCAACGACGCCcacgccaccgccgccgctgctgccgcgcAAAAAGGAGCATGCCCAACTGAAGCGCGAACTCAGCGAAGCGACCAGCGCACGTAAGGAGGCCAATCAGCGTATCATAGC ACTCGAAAAATTGGTTAAAGACCTAAGCGCCCAGGTGGCCAGCCAGCCGAATTGGAATCCAGGTGTGACGCCGAGCACCGCTGCCACAGCCAACAGACTCAGCCTCGCCGGCGGACCCATTACGGACTTATAG